A single Calypte anna isolate BGI_N300 chromosome 5A, bCalAnn1_v1.p, whole genome shotgun sequence DNA region contains:
- the NPC2 gene encoding NPC intracellular cholesterol transporter 2 — MVPSPLVLLLVLGAAATALAEPLRFVDCGSIDGRIQEVNVSPCPTQPCQLVKGTSYSINVTFASKIESQGSKARVYGEMLHVDIPFPIPEPDGCKSGIQCPIQKGHSYSYLNKLPVKSEYPSIKLVVKWELVDDQDQMLFCWKIPVQITS; from the exons ATGGTGCCATCCCCGCTCGTTCTGCTGCTGGTCCTGGGCGCCGCCGCCACCGCTCTGGCCGAACCCCTCCGCTTCGTCGACTGCG GTTCCATAGACGGCAGAATCCAGGAGGTGAATGTGAGCCCCTGCCCCACGCAGCCCTGCCAGCTCGTTAAGGGGACATCCTACAGCATCAACGTCACCTTCGCCAGCA AGATCGAGAGTCAGGGCAGCAAAGCGAGGGTGTACGGTGAGATGCTGCACGTGGACATACCATTTCCCATCCCTGAGCCTGATGGATGCAAGTCCGGGATCCAGTGCCCCATTCAGAAGGGCCATTCCTACAGCTACCTGAACAAGCTACCTGTGAAGAGCGAGTACCCCAGT attaAACTAGTTGTGAAGTGGGAGTTGGTGGATGACCAGGACCAGATGTTGTTCTGCTGGAAGATACCAGTTCAGATCACCAGCTGA